A window of the Juglans microcarpa x Juglans regia isolate MS1-56 chromosome 5D, Jm3101_v1.0, whole genome shotgun sequence genome harbors these coding sequences:
- the LOC121265975 gene encoding senescence-specific cysteine protease SAG39-like has product MLERHERWMAHHGRTYKDNAEKKMRFKLFKRNVELIESSNRDGNRPYKLSVNQFADQSNEEFQASYNGYKRLSNRPRSSQGAPFRYNNVTIVPSRIDWRKKGAVTPVKDQGTCGCCWAFSAVAAMEGITYIKTGKSVSLSEQELVDCDTKGDNEGCEGGLMDDAFKFIIHNRGLTTEGKYPYKGDDGICNKNKIASHAAKITGYEHVPANNEKALLKAVANQPVSVAIDASSFDIQFYSSGVFKGECGIELDHGVTAVGYGTAKDRTKYWLVKNSWGTDWGEDGYMRLERGIDDREGLCGIAMEASYPNA; this is encoded by the exons ATGTTGGAGAGGCATGAGAGATGGATGGCTCACCATGGACGCACTTATAAGGATAATGCAGAGAAAAAAATGCGTTTCAAGCTTTTCAAGCGCAATGTAGAGTTAATTGAGTCTTCCAACCGTGATGGGAATCGGCCTTATAAGCTAAGTGTCAATCAATTTGCTGATCAAAGTAATGAAGAATTCCAGGCTTCTTACAATGGATATAAAAGGCTCTCCAATCGGCCTAGATCATCTCAAGGGGCACCATTTAGGTATAACAATGTGACTATTGTGCCATCTAGAATTGATTGGAGAAAGAAAGGAGCTGTTACCCCTGTAAAGGACCAAGGAACATGTG GATGTTGCTGGGCATTTTCTGCGGTTGCAGCCATGGAGGGGATCACCTACATCAAAACCGGAAAGTCAGTCTCCCTTTCAGAGCAAGAACTAGTTGATTGTGACACTAAAGGTGATAACGAAGGTTGTGAAGGTGGTCTAATGGATGATGCCTTTAAATTTATCATCCACAACAGAGGCCTTACAACTGAAGGAAAATATCCCTACAAGGGAGATGATGGAATTTGCAACAAGAACAAAATAGCATCCCATGCAGCCAAGATCACAGGGTATGAACATGTTCCTGCCAACAACGAGAAGGCATTGCTCAAGGCAGTGGCCAATCAACCAGTTTCTGTTGCCATTGACGCTAGCAGTTTTGACATTCAATTTTACTCGAGCGGGGTCTTCAAAGGAGAATGCGGAATAGAATTAGACCATGGTGTTACCGCAGTTGGTTATGGAACTGCAAAAGATAGGACTAAATATTGGTTAGTAAAGAATTCATGGGGCACTGATTGGGGTGAAGATGGATACATGAGGCTGGAGAGGGGTATTGATGATAGGGAAGGTCTATGCGGCATAGCCATGGAGGCTTCCTATCCCAATGCTTGA
- the LOC121265577 gene encoding uncharacterized protein YNL011C isoform X1 translates to MAASRSSLDHQHYCRSSSNSSPNQPSLLVFSGGTAFNGVVEELKNLTTRVAHVLPVSDDGGSTAEIVRVLGGPAVGDIRSRCLRLSDQSTAEALAVRRLLGHRLPVDAQQAKSEWYNIVEGEHFLWNCVSKPYRETIRAFLVYFQNQILQRSDESFCFSNGSIGNFFFAGARLFFQSLDAAIFLFSRVSDIPSESMVLPVISTNDRLTLGCELWDGTIIRGQNEISHPTHGSMEPINKGGSSVPALPSRIKRVFYMSSEGSNLLHEVFPTANPSVLDQLSNVDCIIYAMGSLFTSICPSLVLLGIGESISSRFCRKVLLLNGTCDRETSDFSASCFVTAITDALNRTYGDPHNHLKNLPNKYINTLLVPKDGEIPVDVQRLAAQGIFDVNFVDSIHDPKVGVIFDPRSLIQALADVVGSHMSTNVRIG, encoded by the exons atGGCTGCGTCTCGCTCCTCACTCGATCACCAGCATTATTGCCGTTCCTCGTCGAACTCAAGCCCTAACCAGCCTTCGTTGCTCGTCTTTTCAG GTGGAACAGCGTTTAATGGTGTGGTTGAAGAGCTTAAGAATTTGACTACTCGGGTTGCGCATGTTCTTCCTGTTTCCGATGACGGAGGAAGTACGGCTGAGATTGTTCGTGTCCTCG GTGGTCCGGCTGTTGGAGACATTCGGTCGAGGTGTTTGAGATTGTCTGATCAAAGTACTGCCGAGGCACTTGCTGTCCGAAGATTACTTGGTCATCGTTTGCCAGTTGATGCGCAACAAGCCAAATCAGAATG GTATAATATTGTGGAAGGAGAACATTTTCTATGGAATTGTGTATCGAAACCCTACAGGGAGACGATTCGAGCTTTCTTGGTTTACTTTCAGAATCAG ATTCTCCAGCGGTCAGATGAATCATTTTGTTTTAGTAATGGCAG CATTGGGAATTTCTTCTTTGCAGGAGCCCGTCTATTTTTTCAGTCTTTAGATGCtgcaatatttttgttttcacgTGTTTCAGATATTCCCTCAGAAAGTATGGTCCTCCCCGTGATTTCAACCAACGACAGGCTTACATTAGGATGTGAATTGTGG gaTGGCACTATAATACGAGGTCAGAATGAAATTTCTCATCCAACTCATGGATCCATGGAACCTATAAATAAG GGAGGATCTTCAGTTCCAGCACTTCCTTCAAGAATAAAGCGAGTGTTCTACATGTCAAGTGAGGGCAGTAATTTACTGCATGAG GTCTTCCCCACAGCAAACCCATCTGTCCTGGATCAGTTGAGTAATGTGGACTGCATCATTTATGCTATGGGATCCCTTTTTACTTCCATCTGTCCGTCATTG GTATTACTAGGTATTGGGGAGAGTATTTCTTCAAGGTTCTGCCGCAAG GTACTTTTGTTGAATGGTACGTGTGATCGGGAAACGAGTGACTTCTCGGCCTCTTGCTTTGTAACTGCCATTACAGATGCCCTAAACCGAACGTATGGAGATCCTCAtaatcatctgaaaaatcta CCAAATAAGTACATCAATACACTTTTGGTGCCCAAAGATGGTGAAATTCCTGTAGACGTTCAACGCTTGGCTGCCCAAGGAATCTTTGATGTG AACTTTGTCGATTCTATACATGATCCAAAAGTGGGTGTAATATTTGACCCGAGGTCCCTAATACAAGCTCTTGCTGATGTGGTAGGCTCACACATGAGCACAAATGTTAGAATCGGTTGA
- the LOC121265577 gene encoding uncharacterized protein YNL011C isoform X2, with the protein MAASRSSLDHQHYCRSSSNSSPNQPSLLVFSGGTAFNGVVEELKNLTTRVAHVLPVSDDGGSTAEIVRVLGGPAVGDIRSRCLRLSDQSTAEALAVRRLLGHRLPVDAQQAKSEWYNIVEGEHFLWNCVSKPYRETIRAFLVYFQNQILQRSDESFCFSNGSIGNFFFAGARLFFQSLDAAIFLFSRVSDIPSESMVLPVISTNDRLTLGCELWDGTIIRGQNEISHPTHGSMEPINKGGSSVPALPSRIKRVFYMSSEGSNLLHEVFPTANPSVLDQLSNVDCIIYAMGSLFTSICPSLVLLGIGESISSRFCRKVLLLNGTCDRETSDFSASCFVTAITDALNRTYGDPHNHLKNLPNKYINTLLVPKDGEIPVDVQRLAAQGIFDVAHT; encoded by the exons atGGCTGCGTCTCGCTCCTCACTCGATCACCAGCATTATTGCCGTTCCTCGTCGAACTCAAGCCCTAACCAGCCTTCGTTGCTCGTCTTTTCAG GTGGAACAGCGTTTAATGGTGTGGTTGAAGAGCTTAAGAATTTGACTACTCGGGTTGCGCATGTTCTTCCTGTTTCCGATGACGGAGGAAGTACGGCTGAGATTGTTCGTGTCCTCG GTGGTCCGGCTGTTGGAGACATTCGGTCGAGGTGTTTGAGATTGTCTGATCAAAGTACTGCCGAGGCACTTGCTGTCCGAAGATTACTTGGTCATCGTTTGCCAGTTGATGCGCAACAAGCCAAATCAGAATG GTATAATATTGTGGAAGGAGAACATTTTCTATGGAATTGTGTATCGAAACCCTACAGGGAGACGATTCGAGCTTTCTTGGTTTACTTTCAGAATCAG ATTCTCCAGCGGTCAGATGAATCATTTTGTTTTAGTAATGGCAG CATTGGGAATTTCTTCTTTGCAGGAGCCCGTCTATTTTTTCAGTCTTTAGATGCtgcaatatttttgttttcacgTGTTTCAGATATTCCCTCAGAAAGTATGGTCCTCCCCGTGATTTCAACCAACGACAGGCTTACATTAGGATGTGAATTGTGG gaTGGCACTATAATACGAGGTCAGAATGAAATTTCTCATCCAACTCATGGATCCATGGAACCTATAAATAAG GGAGGATCTTCAGTTCCAGCACTTCCTTCAAGAATAAAGCGAGTGTTCTACATGTCAAGTGAGGGCAGTAATTTACTGCATGAG GTCTTCCCCACAGCAAACCCATCTGTCCTGGATCAGTTGAGTAATGTGGACTGCATCATTTATGCTATGGGATCCCTTTTTACTTCCATCTGTCCGTCATTG GTATTACTAGGTATTGGGGAGAGTATTTCTTCAAGGTTCTGCCGCAAG GTACTTTTGTTGAATGGTACGTGTGATCGGGAAACGAGTGACTTCTCGGCCTCTTGCTTTGTAACTGCCATTACAGATGCCCTAAACCGAACGTATGGAGATCCTCAtaatcatctgaaaaatcta CCAAATAAGTACATCAATACACTTTTGGTGCCCAAAGATGGTGAAATTCCTGTAGACGTTCAACGCTTGGCTGCCCAAGGAATCTTTGATGTG GCTCACACATGA